One window from the genome of Pandoraea fibrosis encodes:
- a CDS encoding alpha/beta fold hydrolase: MRPDLADNHLGYASTQHPFRIGDRQPSSMSPWPILDFSMDNVIRKTTFLGGTHNRLTADVGGNPASAPVLLLHGGGQTRHSWRQTQLELIAAGFFVVSLDARGHGDSEWIANADYSSDAQIQDIIAVAKAIGRPPALVGASMGGMNALMACGEHPGIASALVLVDVTPRLEMGGVDRIRAFMHANLDGFSTLDDAADAVAAYNPARPRPRNPDGLRKNLRQHQDGRWYWHWDPRIFADDPRTKLHGLAQRMLTAAERLRLPALLVRGGESDVVGQEGVDELRAHIPHLEYADIAGAGHMIAGDRNDAFTNTVVGFLGRHLLPVRRDAMLQPNAR, translated from the coding sequence ATGCGGCCAGACCTCGCCGATAACCATCTCGGTTATGCGTCAACCCAACATCCTTTCCGCATCGGCGATCGCCAACCGTCGTCGATGTCGCCATGGCCCATTCTGGATTTCTCTATGGACAATGTGATTCGCAAGACAACCTTTCTCGGCGGTACCCACAATCGCCTCACGGCAGACGTCGGCGGCAATCCTGCGTCCGCCCCTGTCTTGCTGCTGCATGGCGGGGGGCAAACGCGGCATTCCTGGCGCCAAACCCAACTCGAACTTATCGCCGCCGGCTTTTTTGTCGTCTCTCTCGATGCGCGCGGTCACGGTGATTCGGAGTGGATCGCCAACGCCGACTATTCTTCCGACGCTCAGATACAGGACATCATCGCCGTGGCGAAAGCCATCGGCAGGCCTCCGGCGCTGGTGGGTGCATCCATGGGCGGGATGAACGCGCTAATGGCCTGCGGCGAGCACCCTGGAATCGCCAGCGCCCTGGTATTGGTCGATGTCACACCGCGATTGGAGATGGGCGGCGTCGATCGGATTCGCGCGTTCATGCACGCCAATCTCGACGGCTTCTCCACGCTTGACGACGCCGCCGACGCTGTCGCTGCCTATAACCCTGCCCGTCCGCGCCCCAGGAATCCCGACGGGCTTCGCAAGAACCTTCGGCAGCATCAGGATGGCCGCTGGTACTGGCATTGGGATCCGAGAATCTTTGCTGACGACCCACGCACGAAACTTCATGGGCTGGCGCAGCGCATGCTGACTGCCGCCGAACGGCTCCGGCTACCCGCACTTCTGGTGCGAGGGGGCGAGAGCGACGTCGTAGGACAAGAGGGCGTTGACGAACTACGAGCCCACATTCCTCACCTTGAGTACGCGGATATTGCCGGCGCCGGGCATATGATCGCCGGCGATCGCAACGACGCCTTCACCAACACCGTCGTCGGATTTCTGGGTCGGCATCTGCTGCCGGTCCGACGCGACGCCATGCTACAGCCGAACGCCCGATGA
- a CDS encoding DUF1302 domain-containing protein: MSIALATVLLGVSGASQGMSIDVGNPDIDLRWDNTVRYTGAWRVNPISPAFYRSPGYDETEGRFKSGDMIINRVDLLSELDFIYQGKYGFRVSGAAWNEMAYGTNSVRNPAISSSNYANGAYNSYARRYIVGPSGELLDAFVFGTFELGQTSLSVKLGQHNVYWGESLYSVSNSIAYAQGAVDTIKAATSPGAEAKELYLPRNQLSAQMQLTDTFSVAGQYAFAWAPYRIVPGGTYFASGDAARSDYAAPGLPNGPDLTPKNHGDFGVNARWSPAELGGTVGLYFRKFDEKLPWGFTQVTPAGSSLRYNFARGTELYGVSFTRNISTVSVGTEMSFRRNTALNAVGGYVVRPTNGSSASYAEAEGPRGNTLHAVINAVYLLPRSPLWAGGTLQGEINYSRLLAVTTNPNLYNGVGYGCPAGQTKNDGCSTKDAWGINIGFTPQWPQAIAGWDISMPMSLAYQIAGNGPALGGGNQGSISWSIGVTGLLYSKYELGVKYVSARARYNVNPITGVVTTTNGSNAVQSQHDWVALTFKTTF, from the coding sequence ATGTCCATCGCCTTGGCGACGGTACTGCTTGGCGTGTCCGGCGCGAGTCAGGGCATGTCGATCGATGTGGGCAATCCCGACATTGATTTGCGCTGGGACAACACGGTCCGTTACACGGGCGCGTGGCGGGTGAACCCGATCAGTCCGGCGTTCTATAGAAGCCCTGGCTACGATGAAACGGAGGGACGTTTCAAATCCGGTGACATGATTATCAATCGGGTCGACCTCTTGTCGGAACTCGATTTCATTTATCAGGGGAAATACGGCTTTCGCGTGAGTGGCGCCGCCTGGAACGAGATGGCATACGGTACCAACTCCGTGCGAAATCCTGCGATTTCGTCGAGCAACTACGCGAACGGGGCGTACAACAGCTATGCCCGACGTTACATCGTTGGCCCTTCGGGAGAACTGCTCGATGCGTTTGTATTCGGCACCTTCGAGTTGGGGCAAACATCGCTGAGCGTCAAGCTCGGTCAGCACAATGTGTATTGGGGGGAGTCGCTTTACTCCGTTAGCAACAGTATTGCCTACGCGCAAGGGGCGGTGGACACCATCAAGGCTGCCACCAGCCCGGGGGCCGAGGCCAAGGAACTGTACTTGCCCCGTAATCAGTTGTCGGCCCAGATGCAGTTGACGGATACCTTCTCCGTTGCCGGGCAGTATGCGTTTGCCTGGGCACCTTATCGGATTGTGCCGGGCGGCACCTATTTCGCGTCAGGCGACGCTGCGCGGTCGGATTATGCGGCCCCGGGTTTGCCTAACGGTCCAGATCTCACCCCGAAGAACCATGGGGATTTTGGTGTCAATGCGCGGTGGAGCCCGGCTGAGCTGGGGGGCACAGTCGGGCTCTATTTCCGCAAGTTTGACGAAAAACTTCCATGGGGATTTACGCAGGTCACGCCTGCGGGCTCGTCGCTTCGCTATAACTTTGCGCGGGGCACCGAGCTATACGGGGTGAGTTTTACTCGCAACATCTCGACGGTTAGTGTCGGTACGGAAATGTCGTTCCGTCGCAATACCGCGCTTAACGCCGTCGGGGGGTATGTGGTGCGTCCCACAAACGGCAGCTCGGCGAGCTATGCGGAGGCGGAAGGGCCACGAGGCAACACGTTGCATGCCGTGATTAACGCGGTCTACTTGCTGCCGCGCTCGCCGCTATGGGCTGGCGGTACGTTGCAGGGGGAAATCAACTACAGCCGCCTGCTTGCCGTCACCACCAATCCGAATTTGTACAACGGCGTTGGCTACGGATGTCCGGCCGGGCAAACCAAGAACGACGGTTGCTCAACCAAGGACGCGTGGGGGATCAATATCGGCTTCACGCCGCAGTGGCCACAAGCCATCGCGGGCTGGGATATTTCGATGCCGATGTCGCTGGCCTACCAGATCGCGGGCAATGGTCCGGCACTGGGCGGTGGCAATCAGGGCTCGATCTCATGGTCCATCGGTGTGACTGGACTGTTGTATTCGAAGTATGAATTAGGTGTGAAGTATGTGAGCGCGCGCGCTCGCTACAACGTGAATCCGATCACGGGCGTTGTCACGACGACGAACGGTAGCAACGCGGTGCAGTCGCAACATGACTGGGTTGCCCTGACGTTCAAGACCACATTCTGA
- a CDS encoding TetR/AcrR family transcriptional regulator, translating to MESDIAYVDHMKITDMHMSIVVNQNKQGQKLGRKGQETRARLMEAARRLLDTHSPVELTAVAIAAEAGTSPASFYMYFDDTKDLLFALSEVAGQDMAKIHAIFDEPWAIDNLYHRAMDVIEALNAVWDKHRPVLRYRNLEATRGDPRFAELRLNTFIPFIQRFAQCILAVNPAQGTRRRADAYAEASIIQGAMEHMAATDPEVMERGLGIKRINDNMARIITLVMTGGQPPGDALLDAATAASAKAAQAAETAKKKPRASARKPAAPAQQGAVAAKKPAKAAPKRVLKSAGAQAELKLNPPPATKAPRKTPKRTAAR from the coding sequence ATGGAAAGCGACATCGCGTATGTGGACCACATGAAAATCACGGACATGCACATGAGCATCGTCGTCAATCAGAACAAGCAGGGACAGAAGCTAGGCCGCAAGGGCCAGGAAACGCGTGCACGGCTGATGGAAGCCGCACGCAGGTTGCTCGATACCCATTCGCCGGTCGAGCTGACGGCCGTCGCGATTGCGGCCGAAGCCGGCACGTCGCCGGCGAGCTTTTATATGTATTTCGACGACACCAAGGATTTGCTGTTCGCGCTGAGCGAAGTCGCCGGTCAGGACATGGCGAAGATCCATGCGATCTTTGACGAGCCTTGGGCCATCGACAACCTCTACCATCGGGCGATGGATGTCATCGAAGCGCTGAACGCGGTATGGGACAAGCACCGGCCCGTCTTGCGCTACCGAAACCTCGAGGCCACGCGCGGCGACCCGCGCTTTGCCGAGCTTCGACTCAATACCTTCATCCCCTTCATCCAGCGCTTTGCGCAATGCATCCTTGCGGTCAATCCCGCGCAGGGCACACGCCGGCGTGCGGACGCCTACGCTGAAGCCTCCATCATCCAGGGGGCCATGGAACATATGGCCGCGACTGACCCGGAAGTCATGGAGCGAGGCCTGGGTATCAAGCGAATTAACGACAATATGGCGCGGATCATCACGCTGGTAATGACCGGTGGTCAGCCCCCGGGCGATGCCCTGCTCGACGCCGCCACCGCCGCGTCTGCCAAGGCCGCACAAGCCGCGGAAACTGCGAAGAAGAAGCCGCGGGCCTCGGCACGCAAACCCGCAGCGCCAGCGCAACAGGGGGCCGTTGCGGCCAAGAAGCCGGCGAAAGCAGCTCCTAAGCGCGTCCTCAAGTCCGCGGGTGCTCAAGCGGAACTGAAGCTGAATCCTCCGCCGGCAACCAAAGCACCTCGCAAGACCCCCAAACGAACAGCCGCCCGTTAA